In Phlebotomus papatasi isolate M1 chromosome 1, Ppap_2.1, whole genome shotgun sequence, the following proteins share a genomic window:
- the LOC129798278 gene encoding protein roadkill isoform X3, whose protein sequence is MHFFMNQFIRLPVVSDCPAGQTARVTSNLHSSSSSSSSTMAVSRVPSPPLPEVNTPVAENWCYTQVKVVKFSYMWTINNFSFCREEMGEVLKSSTFSAGANDKLKWCLRVNPKGLDEESKDYLSLYLLLVSCNKSEVRAKFKFSILNAKREETKAMESQRAYRFVQGKDWGFKKFIRRDFLLDEANGLLPEDKLTIFCEVSVVADSVNISGQSNITQFKVPECKLSEDLGNLFDSERFSDVTLAVGGREFQTHKAILAARSPVFAAMFEHEMEERKQNRVAITDVDHEVLKEMLRFIYTGKAPNLEKMADDLLAAADKYALEKLKVMCEEALCVNLSVETAADTLILADLHSADQLKAQTIDFINTHATDVMETLGWKNMISTHPHLIAEAFRALATQQVPPIGPPRKRVKMS, encoded by the exons atgcatTTCTTCATGAATCAATTTATCAG GTTGCCGGTCGTGAGTGACTGTCCGGCAGGTCAAACTGCTAGAGTTACATCCAACCTCCACTCTTCCAGTAGCAGTAGCAGTAGTACAATGGCGGTCAGTAGAGTACCGTCTCCACCGTTACCGGAAGTGAACACACCAGTTGCTGAAAATTGGTGCTACACTCAG GTGAAAGTCGTTAAATTTAGCTACATGTGgacgataaataattttagctTTTGCCGAGAAGAAATGGGCGAAGTACTAAAATCATCCACCTTCTCAGCTGGTGCTAACGACAAATTAAAATG GTGTTTACGTGTCAATCCAAAAGGGCTGGATGAGGAAAGCAAAGACTACCTGTCCCTTTACCTTCTCTTAGTATCATGTAACAAATCTGAAGTTAgagccaaatttaaattttctattttaaatgcaaaacgCGAGGAGACCAAAGCGATGGAGTCACAAAGAGCATATAGATTTGTTCAGGGGAAAGATTGGGGCTTCAAGAAGTTCATAAGGCGGGACTTTCTGCTCGACGAAGCGAATGGTTTGCTTCCTGAGGataaattaacaatattttgCGAG GTTAGCGTCGTTGCTGATAGTGTTAATATATCAGGCCAGAGCAATATCACACAGTTCAAAGTGCCCGAATGCAAATTGTCAGAAGATCTGGGAAATCTGTTCGATAGCGAACGTTTTAGTGATGTCACATTGGCTGTTGGTGGTCGAGAATTTCAGACTCACAAAGCAATTCTCGctg CAAGAAGTCCTGTCTTTGCTGCGATGTTTGAACATGAAATGGAGGAAAGGAAACAGAATCGTGTCGCCATTACAGATGTGGACCATGAAGTGCTCAAAGAGATGCTTCGATTTATTTACACAGGGAAAGCACCGAATTTAGAGAAGATGGCTGATGATCTCCTAGCAGCCGCAGACAAG TATGCCCTAGAAAAGCTGAAAGTGATGTGTGAAGAAGCGCTTTGTGTTAATCTGTCTGTGGAGACAGCGGCTGATACTCTCATTTTGGCTGATCTTCACAGTGCTGATCAACTCAAAGCACAAACGATAGATTTTATCAATAC ACATGCAACTGACGTGATGGAGACACTGGGGTGGAAAAATATGATATCGACACATCCGCACCTCATTGCTGAGGCATTTCGCGCCCTAGCGACGCAACAAGTCCCACCAATTGGTCCGCCACGGAAGCGTGTTAAGATGAGCTGA
- the LOC129798278 gene encoding protein roadkill isoform X1 → MVARRGLRSLECVCLLWNCANRLPVVSDCPAGQTARVTSNLHSSSSSSSSTMAVSRVPSPPLPEVNTPVAENWCYTQVKVVKFSYMWTINNFSFCREEMGEVLKSSTFSAGANDKLKWCLRVNPKGLDEESKDYLSLYLLLVSCNKSEVRAKFKFSILNAKREETKAMESQRAYRFVQGKDWGFKKFIRRDFLLDEANGLLPEDKLTIFCEVSVVADSVNISGQSNITQFKVPECKLSEDLGNLFDSERFSDVTLAVGGREFQTHKAILAARSPVFAAMFEHEMEERKQNRVAITDVDHEVLKEMLRFIYTGKAPNLEKMADDLLAAADKYALEKLKVMCEEALCVNLSVETAADTLILADLHSADQLKAQTIDFINTHATDVMETLGWKNMISTHPHLIAEAFRALATQQVPPIGPPRKRVKMS, encoded by the exons ATGGTTGCTCGAAGAGGTTTACGGTCATTGGAGTGTGTGTGTTTGCTGTGGAATTGTGCCAACAG GTTGCCGGTCGTGAGTGACTGTCCGGCAGGTCAAACTGCTAGAGTTACATCCAACCTCCACTCTTCCAGTAGCAGTAGCAGTAGTACAATGGCGGTCAGTAGAGTACCGTCTCCACCGTTACCGGAAGTGAACACACCAGTTGCTGAAAATTGGTGCTACACTCAG GTGAAAGTCGTTAAATTTAGCTACATGTGgacgataaataattttagctTTTGCCGAGAAGAAATGGGCGAAGTACTAAAATCATCCACCTTCTCAGCTGGTGCTAACGACAAATTAAAATG GTGTTTACGTGTCAATCCAAAAGGGCTGGATGAGGAAAGCAAAGACTACCTGTCCCTTTACCTTCTCTTAGTATCATGTAACAAATCTGAAGTTAgagccaaatttaaattttctattttaaatgcaaaacgCGAGGAGACCAAAGCGATGGAGTCACAAAGAGCATATAGATTTGTTCAGGGGAAAGATTGGGGCTTCAAGAAGTTCATAAGGCGGGACTTTCTGCTCGACGAAGCGAATGGTTTGCTTCCTGAGGataaattaacaatattttgCGAG GTTAGCGTCGTTGCTGATAGTGTTAATATATCAGGCCAGAGCAATATCACACAGTTCAAAGTGCCCGAATGCAAATTGTCAGAAGATCTGGGAAATCTGTTCGATAGCGAACGTTTTAGTGATGTCACATTGGCTGTTGGTGGTCGAGAATTTCAGACTCACAAAGCAATTCTCGctg CAAGAAGTCCTGTCTTTGCTGCGATGTTTGAACATGAAATGGAGGAAAGGAAACAGAATCGTGTCGCCATTACAGATGTGGACCATGAAGTGCTCAAAGAGATGCTTCGATTTATTTACACAGGGAAAGCACCGAATTTAGAGAAGATGGCTGATGATCTCCTAGCAGCCGCAGACAAG TATGCCCTAGAAAAGCTGAAAGTGATGTGTGAAGAAGCGCTTTGTGTTAATCTGTCTGTGGAGACAGCGGCTGATACTCTCATTTTGGCTGATCTTCACAGTGCTGATCAACTCAAAGCACAAACGATAGATTTTATCAATAC ACATGCAACTGACGTGATGGAGACACTGGGGTGGAAAAATATGATATCGACACATCCGCACCTCATTGCTGAGGCATTTCGCGCCCTAGCGACGCAACAAGTCCCACCAATTGGTCCGCCACGGAAGCGTGTTAAGATGAGCTGA
- the LOC129798278 gene encoding protein roadkill isoform X2, translated as MALARKKFPPSISWLPVVSDCPAGQTARVTSNLHSSSSSSSSTMAVSRVPSPPLPEVNTPVAENWCYTQVKVVKFSYMWTINNFSFCREEMGEVLKSSTFSAGANDKLKWCLRVNPKGLDEESKDYLSLYLLLVSCNKSEVRAKFKFSILNAKREETKAMESQRAYRFVQGKDWGFKKFIRRDFLLDEANGLLPEDKLTIFCEVSVVADSVNISGQSNITQFKVPECKLSEDLGNLFDSERFSDVTLAVGGREFQTHKAILAARSPVFAAMFEHEMEERKQNRVAITDVDHEVLKEMLRFIYTGKAPNLEKMADDLLAAADKYALEKLKVMCEEALCVNLSVETAADTLILADLHSADQLKAQTIDFINTHATDVMETLGWKNMISTHPHLIAEAFRALATQQVPPIGPPRKRVKMS; from the exons GTTGCCGGTCGTGAGTGACTGTCCGGCAGGTCAAACTGCTAGAGTTACATCCAACCTCCACTCTTCCAGTAGCAGTAGCAGTAGTACAATGGCGGTCAGTAGAGTACCGTCTCCACCGTTACCGGAAGTGAACACACCAGTTGCTGAAAATTGGTGCTACACTCAG GTGAAAGTCGTTAAATTTAGCTACATGTGgacgataaataattttagctTTTGCCGAGAAGAAATGGGCGAAGTACTAAAATCATCCACCTTCTCAGCTGGTGCTAACGACAAATTAAAATG GTGTTTACGTGTCAATCCAAAAGGGCTGGATGAGGAAAGCAAAGACTACCTGTCCCTTTACCTTCTCTTAGTATCATGTAACAAATCTGAAGTTAgagccaaatttaaattttctattttaaatgcaaaacgCGAGGAGACCAAAGCGATGGAGTCACAAAGAGCATATAGATTTGTTCAGGGGAAAGATTGGGGCTTCAAGAAGTTCATAAGGCGGGACTTTCTGCTCGACGAAGCGAATGGTTTGCTTCCTGAGGataaattaacaatattttgCGAG GTTAGCGTCGTTGCTGATAGTGTTAATATATCAGGCCAGAGCAATATCACACAGTTCAAAGTGCCCGAATGCAAATTGTCAGAAGATCTGGGAAATCTGTTCGATAGCGAACGTTTTAGTGATGTCACATTGGCTGTTGGTGGTCGAGAATTTCAGACTCACAAAGCAATTCTCGctg CAAGAAGTCCTGTCTTTGCTGCGATGTTTGAACATGAAATGGAGGAAAGGAAACAGAATCGTGTCGCCATTACAGATGTGGACCATGAAGTGCTCAAAGAGATGCTTCGATTTATTTACACAGGGAAAGCACCGAATTTAGAGAAGATGGCTGATGATCTCCTAGCAGCCGCAGACAAG TATGCCCTAGAAAAGCTGAAAGTGATGTGTGAAGAAGCGCTTTGTGTTAATCTGTCTGTGGAGACAGCGGCTGATACTCTCATTTTGGCTGATCTTCACAGTGCTGATCAACTCAAAGCACAAACGATAGATTTTATCAATAC ACATGCAACTGACGTGATGGAGACACTGGGGTGGAAAAATATGATATCGACACATCCGCACCTCATTGCTGAGGCATTTCGCGCCCTAGCGACGCAACAAGTCCCACCAATTGGTCCGCCACGGAAGCGTGTTAAGATGAGCTGA
- the LOC129798278 gene encoding protein roadkill isoform X4, whose protein sequence is MALARLPVVSDCPAGQTARVTSNLHSSSSSSSSTMAVSRVPSPPLPEVNTPVAENWCYTQVKVVKFSYMWTINNFSFCREEMGEVLKSSTFSAGANDKLKWCLRVNPKGLDEESKDYLSLYLLLVSCNKSEVRAKFKFSILNAKREETKAMESQRAYRFVQGKDWGFKKFIRRDFLLDEANGLLPEDKLTIFCEVSVVADSVNISGQSNITQFKVPECKLSEDLGNLFDSERFSDVTLAVGGREFQTHKAILAARSPVFAAMFEHEMEERKQNRVAITDVDHEVLKEMLRFIYTGKAPNLEKMADDLLAAADKYALEKLKVMCEEALCVNLSVETAADTLILADLHSADQLKAQTIDFINTHATDVMETLGWKNMISTHPHLIAEAFRALATQQVPPIGPPRKRVKMS, encoded by the exons GTTGCCGGTCGTGAGTGACTGTCCGGCAGGTCAAACTGCTAGAGTTACATCCAACCTCCACTCTTCCAGTAGCAGTAGCAGTAGTACAATGGCGGTCAGTAGAGTACCGTCTCCACCGTTACCGGAAGTGAACACACCAGTTGCTGAAAATTGGTGCTACACTCAG GTGAAAGTCGTTAAATTTAGCTACATGTGgacgataaataattttagctTTTGCCGAGAAGAAATGGGCGAAGTACTAAAATCATCCACCTTCTCAGCTGGTGCTAACGACAAATTAAAATG GTGTTTACGTGTCAATCCAAAAGGGCTGGATGAGGAAAGCAAAGACTACCTGTCCCTTTACCTTCTCTTAGTATCATGTAACAAATCTGAAGTTAgagccaaatttaaattttctattttaaatgcaaaacgCGAGGAGACCAAAGCGATGGAGTCACAAAGAGCATATAGATTTGTTCAGGGGAAAGATTGGGGCTTCAAGAAGTTCATAAGGCGGGACTTTCTGCTCGACGAAGCGAATGGTTTGCTTCCTGAGGataaattaacaatattttgCGAG GTTAGCGTCGTTGCTGATAGTGTTAATATATCAGGCCAGAGCAATATCACACAGTTCAAAGTGCCCGAATGCAAATTGTCAGAAGATCTGGGAAATCTGTTCGATAGCGAACGTTTTAGTGATGTCACATTGGCTGTTGGTGGTCGAGAATTTCAGACTCACAAAGCAATTCTCGctg CAAGAAGTCCTGTCTTTGCTGCGATGTTTGAACATGAAATGGAGGAAAGGAAACAGAATCGTGTCGCCATTACAGATGTGGACCATGAAGTGCTCAAAGAGATGCTTCGATTTATTTACACAGGGAAAGCACCGAATTTAGAGAAGATGGCTGATGATCTCCTAGCAGCCGCAGACAAG TATGCCCTAGAAAAGCTGAAAGTGATGTGTGAAGAAGCGCTTTGTGTTAATCTGTCTGTGGAGACAGCGGCTGATACTCTCATTTTGGCTGATCTTCACAGTGCTGATCAACTCAAAGCACAAACGATAGATTTTATCAATAC ACATGCAACTGACGTGATGGAGACACTGGGGTGGAAAAATATGATATCGACACATCCGCACCTCATTGCTGAGGCATTTCGCGCCCTAGCGACGCAACAAGTCCCACCAATTGGTCCGCCACGGAAGCGTGTTAAGATGAGCTGA
- the LOC129798278 gene encoding protein roadkill isoform X5, whose amino-acid sequence MAVSRVPSPPLPEVNTPVAENWCYTQVKVVKFSYMWTINNFSFCREEMGEVLKSSTFSAGANDKLKWCLRVNPKGLDEESKDYLSLYLLLVSCNKSEVRAKFKFSILNAKREETKAMESQRAYRFVQGKDWGFKKFIRRDFLLDEANGLLPEDKLTIFCEVSVVADSVNISGQSNITQFKVPECKLSEDLGNLFDSERFSDVTLAVGGREFQTHKAILAARSPVFAAMFEHEMEERKQNRVAITDVDHEVLKEMLRFIYTGKAPNLEKMADDLLAAADKYALEKLKVMCEEALCVNLSVETAADTLILADLHSADQLKAQTIDFINTHATDVMETLGWKNMISTHPHLIAEAFRALATQQVPPIGPPRKRVKMS is encoded by the exons ATGGCGGTCAGTAGAGTACCGTCTCCACCGTTACCGGAAGTGAACACACCAGTTGCTGAAAATTGGTGCTACACTCAG GTGAAAGTCGTTAAATTTAGCTACATGTGgacgataaataattttagctTTTGCCGAGAAGAAATGGGCGAAGTACTAAAATCATCCACCTTCTCAGCTGGTGCTAACGACAAATTAAAATG GTGTTTACGTGTCAATCCAAAAGGGCTGGATGAGGAAAGCAAAGACTACCTGTCCCTTTACCTTCTCTTAGTATCATGTAACAAATCTGAAGTTAgagccaaatttaaattttctattttaaatgcaaaacgCGAGGAGACCAAAGCGATGGAGTCACAAAGAGCATATAGATTTGTTCAGGGGAAAGATTGGGGCTTCAAGAAGTTCATAAGGCGGGACTTTCTGCTCGACGAAGCGAATGGTTTGCTTCCTGAGGataaattaacaatattttgCGAG GTTAGCGTCGTTGCTGATAGTGTTAATATATCAGGCCAGAGCAATATCACACAGTTCAAAGTGCCCGAATGCAAATTGTCAGAAGATCTGGGAAATCTGTTCGATAGCGAACGTTTTAGTGATGTCACATTGGCTGTTGGTGGTCGAGAATTTCAGACTCACAAAGCAATTCTCGctg CAAGAAGTCCTGTCTTTGCTGCGATGTTTGAACATGAAATGGAGGAAAGGAAACAGAATCGTGTCGCCATTACAGATGTGGACCATGAAGTGCTCAAAGAGATGCTTCGATTTATTTACACAGGGAAAGCACCGAATTTAGAGAAGATGGCTGATGATCTCCTAGCAGCCGCAGACAAG TATGCCCTAGAAAAGCTGAAAGTGATGTGTGAAGAAGCGCTTTGTGTTAATCTGTCTGTGGAGACAGCGGCTGATACTCTCATTTTGGCTGATCTTCACAGTGCTGATCAACTCAAAGCACAAACGATAGATTTTATCAATAC ACATGCAACTGACGTGATGGAGACACTGGGGTGGAAAAATATGATATCGACACATCCGCACCTCATTGCTGAGGCATTTCGCGCCCTAGCGACGCAACAAGTCCCACCAATTGGTCCGCCACGGAAGCGTGTTAAGATGAGCTGA